A DNA window from Bos indicus isolate NIAB-ARS_2022 breed Sahiwal x Tharparkar chromosome 9, NIAB-ARS_B.indTharparkar_mat_pri_1.0, whole genome shotgun sequence contains the following coding sequences:
- the MYCT1 gene encoding LOW QUALITY PROTEIN: myc target protein 1 (The sequence of the model RefSeq protein was modified relative to this genomic sequence to represent the inferred CDS: inserted 2 bases in 1 codon) — protein sequence MQTQVYERLCENYFSPAELQRHRFKVLLDTLAFLXSLLFFVDIMANNTTSLGSPWPENFWEDVIMSFTVSVATVLVIGGFIWALSVCLSRRRASAPISQWSSSRRSRSSYTHGLNRNGFYRHSGCERRSNLSLASLTFQRQASLEQANSFPRKSSFRGSTFHPFLQCPPLPVETESQLVTFPSSTTSSSINTSHSLGRPDFHWSSNSLRLGVSTPPPPAYESIIKAFSDS from the exons atgCAAACACAAGTATATGAGAGgttgtgtgaaaattatttttctcctgccGAACTACAAAGACACAGATTCAAAGTTCTTCTGGACACActggcttttct ctctcttctcttctttgtggATATTATGGCTAATAACACAACAAGTTTAGGGAGCCCATGGCCAGAAAACTTTTGGG agGATGTGATAATGTCCTTCACGGTATCCGTGGCAACGGTACTTGTAATCGGAGGATTTATTTGggctttgtctgtctgtctgtctcgaAGAAGGGCCAGCGCCCCCATCTCGCAGTGGAGTTCAAGCCGGCGATCCAGATCTTCATATACCCACGGCCTCAACAGAAATGGATTTTACCGCCACAGTGGCTGTGAACGTCGAAGCAACCTCAGCTTGGCAAGCCTCACTTTCCAGCGACAAGCTTCCCTGGAACAAGCCAATTCCTTTCCAAGAAAATCAAGCTTCAGGGGCTCAACTTTCCACCCCTTTCTGCAATGCCCACCACTTCCTGTGGAAACTGAGAGTCAGTTGGTGACTTTCCCTTCATCCACTACCTCCTCCAGCATCAACACTTCCCACAGCCTGGGCCGTCCGGATTTCCACTGGTCCAGTAACAGTCTTCGGCTTGGCGTTTCAACACCACCCCCACCTGCCTATGAGTCCATCATAAAGGCTTTCTCGGACTCCTGA